One stretch of Caldisericum sp. DNA includes these proteins:
- a CDS encoding serine hydrolase: MNIEVEGFISDTIKQVRGKFGIEICVGGKTVYSLNANEQFPAASTIKVLILGAVINDAYNRNISLDEKIRVTGEPVGGCGILEFLHNGIEVTIRDLLHFMICISDNKAANILIDILGIERINDFISRIGFTRTVLRRKMMDFTAQKKGLENLTSPHDMAQVFLSIDSNNFVNEEISKTMKEILSRQQFTDILKLFLPEEVPSISKSGVLPGSVLETGILYKNGKAITLSLMVTGIRNNGEGKVILGKVAQFVYENF; the protein is encoded by the coding sequence ATGAATATAGAAGTAGAAGGTTTTATAAGCGACACAATTAAGCAAGTAAGGGGAAAATTTGGAATAGAGATTTGTGTAGGAGGGAAAACAGTCTACTCTCTTAATGCAAATGAACAGTTTCCAGCAGCAAGCACCATAAAAGTGTTGATTCTTGGGGCAGTTATAAACGATGCTTATAATCGAAATATATCGCTTGATGAAAAAATTAGGGTAACAGGGGAGCCTGTCGGTGGTTGTGGAATTCTGGAGTTTTTACATAATGGAATTGAAGTTACAATAAGGGATTTATTACACTTTATGATATGCATTAGCGACAACAAAGCAGCTAATATTCTTATTGACATCTTAGGAATTGAAAGAATAAATGACTTCATTTCAAGAATTGGGTTTACCAGAACAGTTCTTCGCAGAAAAATGATGGATTTTACTGCACAAAAGAAAGGGCTTGAAAATCTTACCTCACCTCATGACATGGCTCAGGTTTTCCTATCGATAGACTCGAACAACTTTGTAAACGAAGAAATCTCAAAAACGATGAAAGAAATTCTCTCGAGGCAACAATTCACTGATATTTTAAAATTATTTCTTCCCGAAGAAGTGCCTTCTATTAGTAAATCAGGAGTCTTACCAGGAAGTGTCCTTGAAACAGGCATTCTTTACAAGAATGGGAAGGCAATAACTCTATCTCTGATGGTGACAGGAATTAGAAATAATGGAGAAGGAAAAGTAATCTTGGGAAAGGTTGCACAGTTTGTTTATGAAAACTTTTGA
- a CDS encoding DMT family transporter — MDFKRITTAIFLGVFAMFCWGFADFFAAKIARTIGSLKALFWSHLVSMFTLFVIYLLIKKEPTAPLKNVIIIVLASFIYIISYMLFYRGLEIGKVSVVSPIFSSGSLVTVILSTILLGEYLNQKESLIISLIISGTVLTSFGWSDIKRLNFRDLLNGTKYALPAMLLRGVSFVFVDLLITKYGWAGFYQFSY; from the coding sequence ATGGATTTCAAAAGGATAACAACTGCGATTTTTCTTGGTGTTTTTGCAATGTTTTGCTGGGGCTTTGCAGATTTTTTTGCGGCAAAGATAGCAAGGACAATTGGTTCTCTCAAAGCATTATTCTGGAGCCACTTAGTTAGCATGTTTACACTTTTTGTGATATATCTCCTCATTAAAAAAGAGCCTACAGCCCCTTTAAAGAATGTTATAATCATTGTTCTTGCAAGTTTTATTTATATCATTTCGTATATGCTTTTTTATCGGGGACTTGAAATAGGCAAGGTATCTGTTGTAAGCCCTATTTTTTCGTCTGGGTCTCTTGTTACGGTAATTCTAAGTACAATTTTGTTAGGGGAATATCTCAATCAAAAGGAGAGCTTGATTATCTCTTTGATTATTTCCGGTACAGTCCTAACCTCTTTTGGGTGGAGCGATATTAAGAGATTAAATTTTAGAGATCTCTTGAATGGAACCAAATATGCACTCCCTGCAATGCTTTTGCGGGGAGTTTCCTTTGTTTTTGTAGACCTTCTTATCACCAAATACGGCTGGGCTGGTTTCTACCAATTTTCGTATTAA
- a CDS encoding ABC transporter permease: MNKTNNAIDDTVIEEVILNERATLAKDVLRRFKKNKLAVFGSFIIFALLITAIFAPVIAPYSYREQNLEQALLPPSRAHPFGTDFFGRDVFSRVIYGTRISIAVSIIPVAISTILGVLFGSISGYKGGTFDLLFMRFVDIMFAFPDLLFVIAISFAIGRGLFTLFIALAIVGWPGVARIIRSQVISIKQKEYIEAARAIGMSDMRILFRHVLPNCIAPIIVLVSLSIPGVILSEATYSFLGLGAQPPTPSWGAILNDGQRFIRNAPWIAIWPGIAIFITVLAYNLVGNGLRDALDPFLKT; the protein is encoded by the coding sequence ATGAATAAAACAAATAATGCAATAGATGATACTGTAATCGAGGAAGTAATTCTAAATGAGAGAGCTACTCTTGCAAAAGATGTATTAAGAAGATTCAAAAAGAACAAACTCGCAGTCTTTGGTTCTTTTATAATCTTTGCGTTGTTGATTACTGCAATCTTTGCACCTGTGATTGCACCTTACTCTTATCGAGAACAGAATCTTGAACAAGCACTCCTTCCACCAAGCAGAGCTCACCCATTTGGAACAGATTTCTTTGGAAGAGATGTCTTCAGCAGGGTAATTTATGGTACAAGGATCTCAATTGCAGTTAGCATAATTCCGGTTGCAATTTCCACAATTCTCGGCGTGCTCTTTGGATCAATCTCAGGTTATAAAGGTGGAACTTTTGACCTTCTTTTTATGAGGTTTGTAGATATAATGTTTGCTTTTCCCGACCTTCTTTTTGTAATTGCCATAAGTTTCGCAATAGGAAGAGGGCTTTTTACGCTTTTTATTGCACTTGCAATAGTTGGTTGGCCCGGGGTTGCAAGAATAATAAGAAGTCAGGTTATTTCAATAAAGCAAAAAGAATATATCGAGGCTGCAAGAGCAATAGGCATGTCAGATATGAGAATCCTTTTTAGACATGTCTTACCAAACTGCATTGCCCCAATTATTGTACTTGTTTCACTTTCAATCCCCGGAGTTATCCTGAGCGAGGCTACCTATTCTTTCTTAGGGCTCGGAGCGCAGCCCCCCACCCCGAGTTGGGGTGCAATTCTAAATGATGGCCAGCGTTTTATAAGGAATGCGCCATGGATTGCGATTTGGCCTGGTATTGCAATATTTATCACAGTGCTTGCCTATAATTTAGTCGGCAACGGCTTAAGAGATGCACTTGATCCTTTCTTAAAAACGTAA
- a CDS encoding ABC transporter permease, with product MRNYILRRLLLLIFVLFGVTLITFILMHVVPGDPALIILDKLSSNTELLLKLRHKLGLDKPLIVQYWEFLKNLVRFNLGDSITLHASVRELIFERFPLTLKLALFSLTIALLIGIPSGVISAVKQYSTIDTFFTIFALFGVSIPVFWLELLLQILFALKLRFFNVSGYMSVKDLFLPSLALGLIYSASITRFTRSSILEVLHMDYVRTARAKGLSEKTVITKHVFRNALIPVVTLVGMQFGGLLTGAAITETVFDLPGLGKLLLDAQLNRDYPLIQGGIIFVAIIFGLSNLFVDILYAFLDPRIRYD from the coding sequence ATGAGAAACTACATTTTGAGAAGGTTGTTACTTCTTATATTTGTGCTCTTTGGAGTTACACTTATCACCTTTATTCTTATGCATGTTGTACCTGGCGACCCTGCTCTTATAATCCTCGATAAGCTTTCTTCGAACACAGAACTTCTGCTTAAACTAAGACACAAACTCGGACTTGATAAGCCTCTAATTGTCCAATACTGGGAGTTCTTAAAAAATCTTGTCAGATTCAACCTCGGTGACTCAATAACACTTCACGCATCAGTAAGAGAACTCATATTTGAGAGATTTCCTTTGACACTCAAACTTGCTTTATTTTCATTAACTATTGCACTTCTAATAGGTATACCCTCTGGTGTTATATCAGCAGTAAAACAGTATTCTACCATAGATACATTTTTTACAATTTTTGCACTGTTTGGTGTGTCAATCCCTGTCTTCTGGCTCGAGTTACTCCTTCAGATACTTTTTGCACTAAAACTCAGGTTTTTTAATGTCTCAGGTTATATGTCCGTAAAAGATCTATTCCTACCATCCCTGGCACTCGGGCTAATATACTCTGCATCGATCACAAGGTTTACACGCTCATCAATACTCGAAGTCTTGCATATGGACTATGTTCGAACGGCAAGGGCAAAAGGTTTATCAGAAAAAACAGTGATAACAAAACATGTATTTAGAAATGCATTAATTCCTGTTGTAACTCTTGTTGGAATGCAATTCGGAGGTCTTTTAACAGGTGCCGCAATAACAGAGACAGTCTTCGATCTTCCTGGGCTTGGCAAATTGCTTCTTGATGCACAACTTAACAGGGACTACCCACTTATACAGGGTGGGATAATCTTCGTAGCAATTATTTTTGGTCTTTCAAATCTATTTGTAGATATACTTTACGCATTCCTTGATCCTCGAATCAGATATGATTAA